In Asterias rubens chromosome 10, eAstRub1.3, whole genome shotgun sequence, the following proteins share a genomic window:
- the LOC117295702 gene encoding transcriptional repressor p66 alpha-like, producing the protein MDAPGPPDRADETRSTEASLPLPIPNERTANMLEEKLTHPVKRMWNSDADESVETSKRARLSDTAENRLNENSSTEKETRSKVNPPSVLNQDVDTNGDENGDHLSSCDASNGSLENDSPLLNNADKDSSVKDSVEEKIKDVSAHGETSVLNNDEESMDVEVEAVESKTLTEKPSGEDSKDRTITTTEEAKTSDKTVQNEIANTTEPKEKTTTETKTDSHGTVCVSEKEDKSAVSGKETSLSERNSEANQCEETSSRTAEDSTSSSKSKGELENGTADVKSISPNSNVANLKDIIEKRFKEQLHNSGEHKKTNKEEDCSSAKDAKSKTNEEMSRSSSPQDDIIILSDDDMDDNADADEVSSIDTGPFSPPPDDDPLSKLSEEELDQRDKVIRELQEELRTEEGKLLLLKKLRQSQQQPVQVVPKDANATANANAAAVTVTVAATTAQKPTTIQSATTALPLLLRTTQGSKIQPASQQQQQQLQQLKQLQQFQQQQHQSGGRIVQMPQLVRGSQIQTMQGRNVLTSQSGPPPLVMVSRGGIQQMQNTRHIIRVSNTGTVSTTSGQSGATHISVNHQTRPSTTSANDSQSAASRQAAAKLALRKQLEKTLLQIPPPKPPPPELHFLPSAANNEFIVLVGLEEVVNTILEVEKDPKRKTPQRFTDPFRCAQCKTDFTTIWKQDAKQGIMCETCIVSNQKKSLKAEHTNRLKTAFVKALQQEQEIEQRMQQSSQNPVIHNQTARQLQQISQIQSSHQNRHRVMNPVPHQQRTVLNPAPSSQRVVQPVTYTYIPSMAGVKNSNQTFTYRVPSTQMVTKPQIVTSHHSAAARQREYLLDMIPSKVLNQNTPVTWKR; encoded by the exons ATGGACGCCCCTGGCCCGCCAGACCGTGCTGATGAAACAAGGTCTACCGAAGCATCATTGCCTCTCCCAATCCCCAACGAAAG GACTGCAAACATGCTGGAGGAAAAACTAACCCATCCAGTGAAGCGAATGTGGAACTCTGATGCAGATGAATCTGTGGAAACCTCTAAAAG AGCTCGTCTGTCGGACACGGCGGAGAACAGACTCAACGAAAACTCCTCCACTGAGAAGGAAACCCGCAGCAAGGTTAATCCACCCTCCGTGCTGAATCAAGACGTTGACACCAACGGAGACGAGAACGGGGACCATTTATCGTCTTGCGACGCCAGCAACGGCTCCTTAGAAAACGACTCCCCGCTATTAAACAACGCAGACAAGGACTCAAGTGTAAAGGACAGcgttgaagaaaaaataaaggATGTTTCTGCTCACGGGGAAACGAGTGTGTTAAACAATGACGAGGAATCGATGGATGTGGAGGTAGAGGCTGTCGAGAGCAAAACGCTGACGGAGAAACCCTCAGGCGAAGATAGCAAAGATAGAACAATCACAACAACAGAAGAGGCGAAGACCTCTGATAAGACAGTTCAAAATGAAATAGCTAATACGACAGAGCCAAAGGAAAAAACcacaacagaaacaaaaacagatagtCACGGCACGGTCTGTGTCTCCGAAAAAGAGGACAAGTCCGCAGTTAGTGGGAAAGAAACGTCTTTAAGTGAACGGAACTCTGAGGCAAATCAATGTGAAGAAACTTCGTCAAGAACTGCTGAGGATAGTACATCGAGCTCGAAATCCAAAGGAGAGTTAGAAAATGGCACGGCTGATGTCAAGTCAATCTCGCCCAACTCAAATGTAGCTAATTTAAAGGACATTATTGAAAAGAGATTTAAAGAACAATTACACAACAGTGGTGAGCATAAGAAGACGAACAAGGAGGAAGACTGTAGCAGTGCAAAAGACGCGAAAAGTAAAAC GAATGAAGAAATGTCAAGATCCTCTTCACCCCAGGACGATATTATCATCCTCTCTGATGATGACATGGACGACAATGCCGATGCAGATGAAGTGAGTTCCATAGACACTGGACCCTTCTCGCCTCCTCCAGACGACGACCCTCTGAGCAAGCTCTCTGAGGAGGAGCTAGACCAGAGAGACAAGGTCATTAGGGAGTTACAAGAGGAGCTCCGCACCGAGGAGGGCAAACTCTTGCTGCTCAAGAAACTCCGCCAGAGTCAGCAACAACCTGTCCAGGTGGTGCCGAAGGATGCCAACGCCACTGCCAACGCCAACGCGGCCGCCGTGACTGTCACAGTTGCAGCAACAACCGCACAGAAACCCACAACCATACAGAGCGCTACCACAGCATTACCGCTTCTACTGCGCACCACTCAGGGCTCCAAGATTCAGCCTGCAtcacagcagcagcaacagcaactgCAACAGTTGAAGCAACTGCAGCAGTTTCAGCAACAGCAGCATCAATCCGGAGGCCGTATTGTACAGATGCCCCAACTTGTCCGAGGCTCTCAGATCCAGACGATGCAGGGCCGTAATGTGCTGACGTCTCAAAGTGGTCCTCCCCCACTCGTCATGGTTTCTAGAGGAGGAATTCAACAGATGCAAAACACTCGGCATATCATAAGAGTGAGCAACACAGGAACTGTGAGTACAACGTCGGGCCAGAGCGGCGCGACCCATATCTCAGTTAATCATCAAACCCGTCCTAGCACGACCTCCGCGAACGATAGCCAGTCGGCTGCGAGTCGCCAGGCCGCCGCCAAGCTGGCTCTTCGCAAGCAGCTTGAGAAGACCCTTCTGCAGATACCGCCCCCCAAACCGCCACCACCTGAACTTCACTTTCTGCCTAGCGCTGCCAACAATGAGTTCATCGTTCTGGTAGGTCTTGAGGAGGTCGTCAACACCATCCTAGAAGTGGAGAAGGATCCCAAGAGAAAGACCCCACAGAGGTTCACGGATCCATTTCGTTGTGCCCAATGCAAGACGGACTTCACCACCATCTGGAAGCAGGATGCTAAGCAAGGCATCATGTGCGAGACCTGTATTGTCTCCAATCAGAAAAAGTCCCTCAAGGCGGAACACACCAACCGGTTGAAGACGGCTTTtgtcaaggcgcttcaacaggAACAGGAGATCGAACAGCGGATGCAACAGAGTAGTCAGAACCCTGTAATCCATAAT CAAACGGCACGACAGCTACAACAAATATCCCAGATCCAGTCATCCCATCAGAACAGGCACAGGGTAATGAACCCAGTACCTCACCAACAGCGCACGGTGCTCAACCCAGCGCCCAGTTCCCAACGGGTGGTGCAGCCGGTCACCTACACGTACATACCTTCAATGGCCGGGGTCAAGAACTCCAATCAGACGTTCACCTACAGAGTCCCCTCAACCCAG